One genomic window of Nakamurella panacisegetis includes the following:
- a CDS encoding alpha/beta hydrolase, with the protein MRRVRPHRPAARRRTAVLALTAAVTTLVAGCTVGPSTRPPLATSGADGAAAVPQSTASTMPTGPGGPGRASDPISWSSCDPQIQTRSSGRTFHLSCAQVQVPKSYSAADSGTFVVSVARATTDSTPAAAPPLVVIEDEAGRNGTHQIATVAGQLPAEILQHFAVIVVDIRGTGDSVPIDCVSGANSADLLSLGADPTTSVAGTLLADLSRQLTFDCGDLVGPDLSDYSSISAADDLDTVRAALGADKIALLGRGFGATLGAVYANRYPGRVGAAVLDGPSDPSLTPDKQATLQAAALQQALTSFTSACATFTGGCPLGSDPAKAVTSLVADLGDVGAPTSDHQEITGGSVLLLLTQQLGDPSGWPALASALADARKQQYDAIAELLLAPLGADNPQEQQAGRLVYQCNDTAQRLSGAALTTAANAARAAAPLFGPFLTGLVGVCGSWPAPDTALGPVTATGAAPILIVGSVDDPVSPFTGVRSLTAQMDSATLLTWQSGTHGGYLASKCVTSAADAYLLRGTMPATGMLCPP; encoded by the coding sequence ATGAGACGCGTCCGGCCCCACCGACCGGCCGCCCGACGTCGAACGGCCGTCCTGGCCCTGACCGCCGCGGTCACCACGTTGGTCGCCGGATGCACCGTCGGGCCGTCCACCCGCCCGCCGCTGGCCACCTCCGGTGCCGACGGCGCAGCCGCGGTGCCGCAGTCGACGGCCAGCACCATGCCGACGGGGCCGGGCGGACCCGGCCGGGCCTCTGACCCGATCAGCTGGTCGTCGTGCGACCCGCAGATCCAGACCCGATCCAGCGGGAGGACCTTTCATCTGTCCTGCGCCCAGGTCCAGGTACCGAAGTCGTACTCGGCGGCCGACTCGGGCACGTTCGTGGTCTCGGTGGCCCGCGCTACGACCGACTCCACCCCGGCCGCCGCGCCGCCGCTGGTCGTCATCGAGGACGAAGCCGGCCGGAACGGCACGCATCAGATCGCTACCGTGGCCGGTCAACTGCCGGCCGAGATCCTTCAGCACTTCGCGGTGATCGTGGTGGACATCCGTGGAACCGGGGATTCGGTTCCGATCGACTGCGTCAGCGGAGCCAACTCGGCCGACCTGCTCTCCCTCGGAGCGGACCCGACGACGTCGGTGGCGGGAACGTTGCTGGCGGATCTGTCCCGTCAGCTCACCTTCGACTGCGGGGACCTGGTCGGGCCTGATCTGTCGGACTACTCGAGCATCTCGGCGGCCGACGACCTGGACACGGTGCGGGCCGCCCTCGGAGCCGACAAGATCGCCCTGCTCGGTCGTGGCTTCGGCGCGACCCTGGGCGCGGTGTACGCCAACCGGTATCCCGGCCGGGTCGGCGCGGCCGTGCTGGACGGTCCGTCCGATCCGTCGCTGACCCCGGACAAGCAGGCGACGCTCCAGGCCGCGGCCCTGCAGCAGGCCCTCACGTCCTTCACCTCCGCCTGCGCCACGTTCACCGGGGGCTGTCCCCTCGGATCCGATCCGGCGAAGGCCGTCACGTCGCTGGTAGCCGACCTGGGCGACGTCGGCGCTCCCACGTCCGACCATCAGGAGATCACCGGGGGCAGCGTCCTGCTGCTGCTCACCCAACAGCTCGGCGACCCGTCCGGCTGGCCGGCGCTGGCCAGCGCGTTGGCGGACGCGAGGAAGCAGCAGTACGACGCGATCGCCGAGTTGTTGCTGGCCCCGCTCGGGGCCGACAACCCGCAGGAACAGCAGGCCGGCCGCCTGGTCTACCAGTGCAACGACACCGCGCAACGGCTGAGTGGGGCCGCCCTGACGACGGCGGCCAACGCCGCGAGGGCGGCGGCGCCGCTTTTCGGTCCGTTCCTGACCGGTCTGGTCGGAGTCTGCGGGTCGTGGCCGGCCCCGGATACCGCCCTCGGCCCGGTCACGGCCACCGGGGCGGCGCCGATCCTGATCGTCGGGTCGGTCGACGACCCGGTCTCCCCGTTCACCGGAGTCCGCTCGCTCACCGCACAGATGGACTCGGCGACCCTGCTGACCTGGCAGTCCGGCACCCACGGGGGCTATCTGGCCAGCAAGTGCGTCACATCCGCGGCCGACGCCTACCTGCTCCGGGGAACGATGCCGGCCACCGGCATGCTCTGCCCGCCGTGA
- a CDS encoding SDR family oxidoreductase codes for MAAPEDPRRSTVVVAGGTGFIGRIITRALLADGHDVVVPSRSAGSLQALALDDADGRLSTLLVTGDHPHHEAGRRLLADGRRVDAVVAALGGWSIGGPLIEATDAQWAAALRDHLTSHFEAMQAYVPLLQDAADPTYVTLNGAAAVTPMAGSGAISVTGAAQHMLTAVMRAEPIGRRVRFHELSLLAAVAGDDRNLDPESQISPAQIATAVHGLLADPASEPYVSIGADGA; via the coding sequence ATGGCCGCACCCGAGGACCCGCGCCGGTCCACCGTCGTCGTGGCCGGAGGGACCGGCTTCATCGGACGGATCATCACCCGCGCCCTGCTGGCCGACGGACACGATGTCGTCGTCCCGTCCCGCTCCGCTGGCTCTCTGCAGGCCCTGGCGCTTGACGACGCCGACGGCCGGCTGTCGACGTTGCTGGTCACCGGTGATCACCCGCACCACGAAGCCGGCCGCCGGCTCCTCGCGGACGGCCGGCGGGTCGACGCGGTGGTGGCCGCGTTGGGCGGCTGGTCGATCGGCGGACCCTTGATCGAGGCGACCGATGCACAGTGGGCGGCCGCCCTGCGGGACCACCTGACCAGCCACTTCGAAGCGATGCAGGCCTATGTCCCGCTGCTGCAGGACGCGGCCGACCCGACCTACGTCACCCTCAACGGCGCCGCGGCCGTCACCCCGATGGCCGGTTCCGGGGCGATCTCGGTGACCGGCGCGGCCCAGCACATGCTGACCGCGGTGATGCGGGCCGAACCGATCGGCCGCCGGGTCCGCTTCCACGAACTGAGCCTGTTGGCCGCCGTCGCCGGCGACGATCGCAACCTCGACCCCGAGTCACAGATCAGTCCGGCCCAGATCGCGACGGCCGTGCACGGATTGCTCGCCGACCCCGCCAGCGAGCCGTACGTGAGCATCGGCGCGGACGGCGCATGA
- the msrB gene encoding peptide-methionine (R)-S-oxide reductase MsrB, with the protein MSAPQKVTKSDAQWKAELTPAEYRVLRESGTERAFTGEYTDTTTTGVYSCRACGAELFRSDAKFPSHCGWPSFYAPTDADHVRLVTDRSFGTVRTEARCASCDSHLGHVFTGEGYPTPTDERWCINSIALRLEPTGPEPAGR; encoded by the coding sequence ATGAGTGCACCGCAGAAAGTGACCAAGTCCGACGCACAGTGGAAGGCCGAGCTCACCCCGGCCGAGTATCGCGTACTTCGTGAGTCCGGCACCGAGCGCGCCTTCACCGGCGAGTACACCGACACCACGACTACGGGCGTGTACTCGTGCCGCGCCTGCGGCGCCGAGTTGTTCCGTTCCGACGCGAAGTTCCCGTCGCACTGCGGCTGGCCGAGCTTCTACGCACCGACCGATGCCGACCACGTCCGCCTGGTGACCGACCGCAGTTTCGGGACGGTCCGTACCGAAGCCCGCTGCGCGAGTTGCGATTCACACCTCGGGCACGTCTTCACCGGCGAGGGTTACCCGACGCCGACCGACGAGCGGTGGTGCATCAACTCGATCGCCCTGCGGTTGGAACCGACCGGGCCGGAACCCGCCGGCCGGTGA